From Pelmatolapia mariae isolate MD_Pm_ZW linkage group LG1, Pm_UMD_F_2, whole genome shotgun sequence, one genomic window encodes:
- the LOC134624878 gene encoding USP6 N-terminal-like protein — protein sequence MKKDIESLIAEERADIILKYATGRQGGVEIYPWEDADYSIYKVIDRFGFMHEDELPAPTAHEEKLKQQEIERAEKWLKMVKKWDKYKNSDRMVKRVYKGIPMQLRGRAWALMLDVDRAKKENEGKYEKMKEQARLCSSEIKQIDLDINRTFRNHIMFMDRFGVKQQALFHVLSAYSVYNTEVSYCQGMSQIAALLLMYMNEEDAFWALSQLLTNQKHAMHGFFVPGFPKLQRFQAHHDQIISKLIPKLKKHLDKEQMSAGIYSTKWFLQCFIDRTPFTLTLRLWDIFILEGERLLTAMSYTILKIHKKRLLKMSLEELREFLQERIAQTFFYSDDMIVEQLQASMAELRKMKLDLPPPGKPEELPRKPLGQELPVLLSPVRPSEGKRTSASGFPKADLCLRIISHQPDSISPDQSPSKDFVNLEGVDKEKTPLPSPDPVIIHSQAPLTPDSSPLAGPPPYQPPWSQTVVAADQRSPRSDPERVGIEADTDVPAGPPSPLEITSAPHSASTNGLTADACSAVTGQFSCKVPRTLSAPVSQVASPALGMAQSESLPAAERLKLPEQASALSRDVNPDSSAESEDTSAADVS from the exons GGCAGGCAGGGCGGGGTGGAGATCTACCCCTGGGAGGATGCTGATTACAGCATCTACAAAGTCATCGACCGTTTCGGCTTCATGCA TGAAGATGAGCTGCCGGCACCAACTGCACATGAAGAGAAG CTGAAGCAGCAGGAGATCGAGAGAGCAGAGAAATGGCTGAAGATGGTGAAGAAGTGGGATAAATACAAGAACAGTGACAGG ATGGTAAAACGAGTATACAAAGGCATTCCCATGCAGCTCAGAGGCCGGGCCTGGGCACTGATGCTGGACGTGGACAGGGCCAAGAAGGAGAACGAGGGCAAATATGAG AAAATGAAGGAGCAGGCCAGACTGTGCTCATCTGAGATCAAACAGATTGACTTGGACATCAACAGGACATTTCGAAACCATATCATGTTCATGGATCGCTTTGGAGTCAA GCAGCAGGCTCTCTTTCATGTCCTCTCTGCATATTCAGTCTACAACACA GAGGTGAGCTACTGCCAGGGCATGAGTCAGATTGCCGCCCTGCTGCTCATGTACATGAATGAGGAAGACGCCTTCTGGGCCCTGTCACAGCTGCTCACCAACCAGAAACACGCCATGCATG GCTTTTTTGTTCCAGGCTTTCCAAAACTTCAGAGATTCCAGGCACATCATGATCAGATTATTTCCAAGCTCATTCCCAAGCTGAAGAAGCATCTG GACAAAGAGCAGATGTCTGCAGGCATTTACAGCACCAAATGGTTCCTGCAGTGTTTCATTGACAGG ACACCGTTCACCCTAACGCTCCGCCTGTGGGACATTTTCATCCTGGAGGGAGAGCGGCTCCTCACCGCCATGTCTTACACTATCCTCAAGATACACAAGA AGCGCCTCTTGAAGATGTctctggaggagctgagagagtTCCTGCAGGAGCGCATCGCTCAGACTTTTTTCTACAGCGACGACATGATCGTCGAGCAGCTTCAGGCCTCCATGGCTGAGCTGCGAAAGATGAAGCTGGATCTCCCGCCTCCAG GGAAGCCTGAGGAGCTGCCCCGTAAGCCGCTGGGCCAAGAGCTACCCGTGCTGCTGAGTCCAGTGCGGCCCTCTGAAGGGAAGCGAACGTCAGCTAGCGGGTTCCCCAAAGCCGACCTGTGCCTCCGCATCATCTCCCACCAGCCAGACTCCATATCCCCAGACCAGAGCCCCTCCAAGGACTTTGTGAATCTTGAAGGTGTGGACAAAGAGAAGACTCCGTTGCCTTCCCCAGATCCCGTCATCATCCACAGCCAAGCCCCACTCACCCCTGACAGCTCCCCACTAGCAGGGCCTCCACCTTACCAACCCCCCTGGAGTCAAACTGTGGTTGCAGCAGATCAGCGGTCACCACGGTCAGACCCGGAGAGGGTTGGAATAgaagctgacacagatgtcccGGCAGGACCTCCCTCACCTTTAGAAATAACCAGCGCCCCGCACTCGGCCTCTACTAACGGCCTCACTGCAGACGCGTGTTCGGCCGTCACCGGTCAGTTCTCCTGCAAAGTCCCGCGGACTCTTTCGGCGCCCGTGTCTCAGGTAGCCTCGCCGGCTTTGGGCATGGCCCAGTCTGAGAGTCTGCCTGCAGCAGAGAGGCTGAAGCTGCCGGAGcaggcctcagctctgagcagGGACGTGAACCCGGACTCGAGTGCAGAATCAGAGGACACATCGGCTGCCGATGTTTCATGA